The following is a genomic window from Neisseria zalophi.
TTTTGGATGGCACCGCATCCGAATGGCTGGGTGGCGAATTAATCGGCAAACCCGCTACCGTCTTTACCAGCACATCCGGCCAACATAGCGGGCAGGAATCGACCCTATTAACCATGATGCTGCCGTTGCTCCATCACGGTATGGTTATCAGCGGGGTACCGTTTAGTGAAGCCGCTTTGATGCAAACACAAGCAGGTGGCACGCCATACGGTGCATCGCACGTGGCAGGGCATGATGGTAGAACACCGTTAAGCCATGAAGAGCAACAGATTGCGTTTGCCCAAGGCAAACGGTTGGCAGAGTTGGCGCTCAAACTGGCTAAAAATTAGCAGCAAAGTACGCATACTGAGTTATCTGTTTCTGAATGTTATAAAATTGATAATATTCAGAAAAGGCCGTCTGAAAAAGTTTCAGACGGCCTTTTTAGCTATAAAGTATCCCTGTATGTGTTTTTATATTTTGTTGATAAACCTATTTATCTGTTTGGTGCAGCATTGTGTTTAATATTTCACTTGGAGTTGTGATTATTTAGCGAATAGCGGGCAGAAACTGGAATATAGTTGGAATTCTGTAAAGAATGATTGGGTATAAGCGGGCTATGGATACTTGAGCAGTGATAGGCAGCCATATAGCTATTACCAACTTCAATAGGGTGTATTGCGATATGCTTCTCATTTGCGATTTCAGGTAAACTCACCTTGCTGTAAAAATTGCCATGAATCTGGGTTACATTCAGATGATACATCCGATAGGCATGAAAAAGTTCGGGATTGGGCGGTGTTGGCTGTTTCCAGAACTGAGCCAAACTATTTTGGTAGGTGATGCCCGCAATATCATAGCTGCAACGACCGAGAACCTTAACCGGCATATTGTGAATCAATGCAGAAAGCCCGCTAGTACTATTGAGCGTTACCATGCCTATGCCATGTCGTAGTAAGGTGGGCAGGGAAGTATCGTGAACATAAAAAATACGTTTCTTAAGCTCGGGGTGTTTTTTTATAAGCTGTTGAATATCTTTACGATAATTGGTAAAGCCTCTATCCATTGGATGATGTTTGACAATCAGGTTGGTATCTTCAGGTGCATGGGTGGCAAAAGAAGTTAAGACATGCAATAGAAAACTTCGTACCGATGAAAAGTCGCTGTGAACACGTACTTGGCTGTCGTTAAACACTTGTAATGGCAAAATATAAAATTTGCCATAGCGCCCGTTTTTAACGGCGCGTGCAAATTTATAATCTTTCAATACATAAAGCAGACGTTTGATACCCGAAAGTGCCCAAGAGCGGATATAAACGGGTATATCCATCATGCGATGGTGAATATAATGCGGATATGATTTACTGCGGCGGTTGGCTGCCCAATAGTAGCGCATAGCGCATTTTGCCATTGGCACAAAGCCGCCTTTGATAACGGGTGGTTCCTGATATACGGTTTGTGGTAGTGATGATAATTGTTTTTGAAAGAAAGTGGCGCAGCGGGGGAGGGGAGAGAAGGCATTCACACCGCTTTTTTCCAAGGTAATATAAAACGGACGGAAATAACCTTCCTCAAATGCCCAAAAATCCAAGCCTTGAGCGGCTGCTGTTTGTTTGGCTATTTGATGATAAGGCCGCGCATCACCAAAGCATACAATTGTATCGATTTCGTGCTCGGCAATAAAAGCAGCCAACTTATCAGGAAAAGCCTGATAAGTATCGCGATAGGCAAAAGTGTTCGGTATATCTTCCGGATAAAAATACTCATCACCATAATTAAAGTTTAATTTAAAAACGGTTTTGGCATGTTTATCCGTGAGCCATTGTGAAAAATCTTTAAAAAAAGATCCGATAGGCCCTTGAAGCAGTAGCAGACGTTTGCTTTGGAACGTTAAAGTTTCCAAATTACTTTTGGTATATATTTTTCCCATATTTATTATTTGTTATTTTTTTAAAATATTTGTAATTATAACATATATTAAACAATTAATTAGGTATTAGTAATGCAGTGAGCTGTTTTAATTTGCCTAATTGCTTGGATAAATAGTTTTTTTGAATTAAATCATTGTTTTTATTGTTTTGTTTGTATAGTGATAGAAGATGTATAGCCGTGTCGACAGAAATAAAACGACGGGTTTCCGGGTGGATATAGCTTGGATAATAAATAAGTGTCCCGGCAATTAATTCCCATAAATCCAGTTTTCGCGTTCTTCTCGTAGCCGATAAATCATCATGGGTTAGCCCCCATCCGGCATAAAAAGGCAAGCCGTAGCAGTGAACCGTTTTACCGCGCAATAATGCTTCAAAGCCTGTCAGCGAAGTCATGGTGTGTACTTCATCTACAACTTCCAAACAGGTGAGGATATCGCAATCCACCACCAATTGATCTGCATATTTTGCCACGTCTTCAACCGAAACCGCCCCGATACGGTTGCCGCTAATCACATCAGGATGCGGTTTATAAATAATATAAGCTTTGGGATTGCATTCCCGAACTTTTTTCAATAAGGCCAAATTGGTGTGAATTTTTGGCGAACCGAAACGGATAGAAGCATCATCTTCCACCTGGCCGGGTACCAGCACGATTTTGCGTTGGGTTTCGGGTATATTGAGCTTGCTCCCACCTAAGTTGTATTTACTGATTTTCGCTTGAGTGAGCATATCCCTGATATAAGTGGCCGTCTGAAAGTCTTGTTCGGTAAATATTTGGTTTTCTAAAATAGACTCCAAGCGGGAGGGGCGGGATGCATCAAAATAAATACCGATATCGTCGGTAACCAATGAAAGCGGCGCCACCAGATTCGATCCCAAGCCGACCGAACGGATAAAGCCGTCTTCCATATGAACCACGGGCAGGCGGCGGTTTTCGGCAAATCTGTTGATTTCATCATTACCACGGCCCCATATTAAAAGCCGTGCATCTTTAGGAAGTTTTTCTTTTTCCAGCTTTTTAATGGAAGAAACAAATTTCAGACGGCATGAGGGTACATTAAAAAAAGGCTTGATAATCGCACGCTTCCACAAAGACATACCGACGCAATAAAAACAACCGCGCAGCTTCTCATTCAGACGGCGGGCAGTAGTCAAATAATCAATCACATCAAATATCGTGCCCGGCTCGCCTGTATTAGGATTGATATAGCGGCTATATTGCAGATAAGCGGCCGCAAAAAGCTGCACAACCGAGCGGGGAGAGCGGCGGTTTTCCCGAATCAGATCAGGTAACGCTTCATGGCGGTCATCTGAAACACCCCAGCCTGCATACCAAGGCAGGCCGAAAGTAACCACATGTTTGTCCAGCAATAATGCTTCAAACCCCATTTGAGAAGTAACGCAATAAACCTTATCGGCTTTTTCTAAAAGGGAAATCGGATTAATATCTTGAGCCAATAAACGGATACGGTTATCCGATAAAGAAATATCAGTCAGGTAGCCGCGTTTTTTACCACTCAAAACATCAGGGTGTGTTTTTACCCAGATTTCCGCATCCGGGTTTTCAGATAAGGCCGTCTGAAACATTTCATAAAACGTATGCTCGTCTGCACCACCATGCTTCACCGCCATATCACCGAAAGTTTGATCAACAACCAAAACAATAGGCCTTTCAGACGGCGATCCTCTTTTGAGGCCGTCTGAAAATTCTGGTGCATGGTTATATTTGGAAAGTTTGTTTTGAATAATGAGGCTGATGGCTTTTTCGGCATCGGCAAGCATTTCAGGCGCAATTGAATCTGCACTCAAAATCAGATGTTCCAAATGAGAGGGGCGGTTAGTGTCATAATAAATCCCCACATCATCGACGACCAAAGAAAGCGGCGGATGGCCTTTCGCACCTAACCCAAGAGATCGGATAAAGCCGTCTTCCAGGGCAATATAAGGAAGACTGTATTGTTTGGCGTAAGCCCGCGCTTTTCGGGTAGATGGACGCAAGCCCCAACCGAAAACAGCATCTGCCTGAGCAATATTTTTCTGAAAATGATATTCGGGAAAAAAATTACAGGCAGAAACTATTTTCCAAATGCCTTTAGAAAGGATAAGCGGCTTTGTTTTCATTTTGAAAAATTTTATTCGTAGCCGTTAGGATTTTTAGTTTGCCAACGCCACGCATCTGTCATCATTTCAGTTAAATTACGTCCTGCGCGCCATCCTATTTGACTTTCTGCAAATTTGGTATCGGCAAAACAAATGGCAATATCACCGGAACGACGTGGCTTCAATTCATAAGTAATATTTTTACCCGAGGCCGTTTCAAACGCTTGAATAATTTCCAATACCGAGTAGCCGTTCCCTGTTCCCAAATTAAAGGTATGTACACCAGGACAACCATTTTTTGCTTCCATTGCTTTCAGATGGCCTTCAGCCAAATCCACTACATGGATATAGTCTCGAATACCTGTTCCGTCAGGTGTCGGATAGTCGTTACCAAAAACTGATAAATAAGGTAGTTTCCCAGAGGCTACCTGACAGATATAAGGTAATAAATTATTTGGAATACCATTTGGTTGTTCACCAATTAATCCACTTTCATGAGCACCGACAGGATTGAAATAGCGCAATAAAACCATACTCCAACGGGGATCCGATTTTTGAATATCACTCAAAATCCGCTCTGCCATATATTTCGAAGTCCCATAAGGGTTGGTTGTTCCGCCTGTGGGCATATCTTCAGTAATCGGTGTACGAATGGGATTCCCATAAACCGTAGCGGAAGAACTGAATACCAAATTAAAAACGCCTGCTGCTGCCATTTCTTCTGCCAATATTAAACTGCCTACAACATTGTTTTCATAATATTTAGAAGGATAGCTATTGCTTTCGCCAACAGATTTCAGGCCGGCAAAATGCATAACGGTTTGTATTTTGTGAGTGGAAAAGATTTTTTTCAGCAGCACACGATCGCGGATATCACCTTTGTAAAATGTAATTTTTTTCCCTGTAAGATGTTCTAATCTAGGGAGAATTTTAATAGATGAATTACATAAGTTGTCTAAAATAACTACTTCATAATTAGATTGGATTAGAGAAATAGCAGTATGGGAACCAATAAAGCCTGTTCCTCCTGTAATTAGTATGGTCATAACATATCCCCTTGATTTTCATAAATATGATGTAAATAAAAATAATCAATATTAATCGGTGTGTCATGATTATCTACGGATAATTCAATTTGCAGAGCATCATATTTTGTTTTAGTAGCATGTAAAGCTATAGAACTTTCAAGCTCATATCCTATTGGATGTTTTATTTTATGTATTTCGGTATGATTAATTGCTCCATTTATAAAATAAAGAACTTTTAGATTAATAAACAAATGGCCTTTTTTATCTTTATTTATATTATTAAATTTAAATGAAATAGATAACCTTGAATTATTTTTAATTTCAATGATTTCTGAGTTGTTTAATTTATTAAATACAACATTTTCAAATTTTATTAATTGCTTTTTATGCTCAACCTTGGAGTGTTTAATAGAAAAGTTATCATTGATATGATTAAACAATATATCTCCTAAAAAATCACTCCCTTTCCAGTTTAAATGAACATTGTCATAAAAATATAATTCAGATTTTGGAATAATATTATCAAGATCTATTAATTTATATCCAAATGAGATGTTATTCCTAATAATATCATTCATGATTTTTAATTGACGTTTTGATGATATAGAACAACAAGTAGCTATACTGAGCTTAATATCATTAATTTCACATAATTTAGATACTAAACAAATATTATTTAAAATTTGTTTAGCATTGTTTTCTATCGTTTCAAAATATGGTGTATCTTTTTCAGAAGAAGGCACTAGATTAGAAAAAAATTTACTATCATTAAAATAGCCTTGTTTATACAGTAATGCGCTAAAATCACAACAAGGTTGTACATAAATAATCAAATCAGGTTTTAAATATACTATTTTATTTAAAATAGTATTTAACATGCCTAATCCAGTCGCCCCCGAAACTCCTGCATTATAAACCTTAACCTTTTTGCCTATATTGAGAAATCTTGTTTCTATTATAGAGTGGATGCGTTTTGATTCATCTACAAAAATATTTTCTACAAATGAATCACCGATGATTACTACTTTAAAATCTTCATTAAAAAATAAATTTGATTGAATAAAGCCATTTTCATCAGTACGTTGAAAATAAGCTTGTTCCTTATTTAATGATGGCGATTTTTTTAAATATTCATCAGTTGGTATATGAATTTTCTCTATATTAGCTTCAAATTCTTTCATTCTAATATTACGTTTAGCCATTTTTTAAAACCTCCGCTAAAAGTCTTTCTGAGTTTTGATTGTCCATATACTGATGAATATTGGAAATACGATTGATATATATATTATCCATATACATATTAGTTTCCATCATTTTTATGATTTCCCAAGTTAAAAGATTTAAATCAGTAATAATTTTACCTGGCGCCATAGTTTCAAAGTCAAAATAACCTTTTTTATAATGATTTCCATAAAATTCGTCTGTATCGAATTGAAAAAATAAACATGGTTTTTTTGTATATGAAAAATCAAAAAAGACGCTGGAGTAATCAGTAACTAGTAAACATGACTCATTAAATAGTTTATTGTAAGAAAAAGATACCTCATCAATAATTTCAATTACATCATTATCTAATGGTTTAAAATATTTAACATATTGTTTAAATCCTGGGTGTAAGATAAATTTGATTTTATATCCATATTCTTTTAATTTTTCATATAATTCTTCATTACTTAATAAATTAAAGAAATTATTAAAATATGCAGAATCCTTAAAAGAATCTATTTCTGCATGTAAACCACTTGGGAGGATCCGTCCACTTAAATAAGAGCGCCAAGTTGGCATAATTAAAATAGTTTTTTCATTTCCTTTTCTGAGTTTATCATAACGAGGGAAGCCAGTTTTATATAAGTCATTGTCTTGATAGAAAAATTTCTTTTGGCTAAATATTTGAGACTCAAAGGTTGCTCCTGTAACAATCTTACTCACTTGTTTATTAAATTTATTTGCAGCAGATTCAATATCGTTCATTGTAATACCGTGTTGCAACCAAACAATTTTAGATTCAATTAAGTCGTTATAATATTTTAAATGCTTAAACGATATGGGTTTAAAAAATGAAGTTGCTAAATGTGAAGTAAAAATATATTTAGCGTTTAAATATAAATACTTATGCTTAAAACTATTTTGAATAACTACTTTTCCAATTTTTCTCATCCTATCTATATCAGGTGAATCTTTACTCAAAATAAAGTAGCATTTTTTTGCAATTTTTTTATGATTTTTGTTGATGTATTCAAAAAAATACTCAGCATTATCATTTGCATTTATTGGACG
Proteins encoded in this region:
- a CDS encoding capsule biosynthesis protein; its protein translation is MGKIYTKSNLETLTFQSKRLLLLQGPIGSFFKDFSQWLTDKHAKTVFKLNFNYGDEYFYPEDIPNTFAYRDTYQAFPDKLAAFIAEHEIDTIVCFGDARPYHQIAKQTAAAQGLDFWAFEEGYFRPFYITLEKSGVNAFSPLPRCATFFQKQLSSLPQTVYQEPPVIKGGFVPMAKCAMRYYWAANRRSKSYPHYIHHRMMDIPVYIRSWALSGIKRLLYVLKDYKFARAVKNGRYGKFYILPLQVFNDSQVRVHSDFSSVRSFLLHVLTSFATHAPEDTNLIVKHHPMDRGFTNYRKDIQQLIKKHPELKKRIFYVHDTSLPTLLRHGIGMVTLNSTSGLSALIHNMPVKVLGRCSYDIAGITYQNSLAQFWKQPTPPNPELFHAYRMYHLNVTQIHGNFYSKVSLPEIANEKHIAIHPIEVGNSYMAAYHCSSIHSPLIPNHSLQNSNYIPVSARYSLNNHNSK
- a CDS encoding capsular polysaccharide biosynthesis protein; translation: MKTKPLILSKGIWKIVSACNFFPEYHFQKNIAQADAVFGWGLRPSTRKARAYAKQYSLPYIALEDGFIRSLGLGAKGHPPLSLVVDDVGIYYDTNRPSHLEHLILSADSIAPEMLADAEKAISLIIQNKLSKYNHAPEFSDGLKRGSPSERPIVLVVDQTFGDMAVKHGGADEHTFYEMFQTALSENPDAEIWVKTHPDVLSGKKRGYLTDISLSDNRIRLLAQDINPISLLEKADKVYCVTSQMGFEALLLDKHVVTFGLPWYAGWGVSDDRHEALPDLIRENRRSPRSVVQLFAAAYLQYSRYINPNTGEPGTIFDVIDYLTTARRLNEKLRGCFYCVGMSLWKRAIIKPFFNVPSCRLKFVSSIKKLEKEKLPKDARLLIWGRGNDEINRFAENRRLPVVHMEDGFIRSVGLGSNLVAPLSLVTDDIGIYFDASRPSRLESILENQIFTEQDFQTATYIRDMLTQAKISKYNLGGSKLNIPETQRKIVLVPGQVEDDASIRFGSPKIHTNLALLKKVRECNPKAYIIYKPHPDVISGNRIGAVSVEDVAKYADQLVVDCDILTCLEVVDEVHTMTSLTGFEALLRGKTVHCYGLPFYAGWGLTHDDLSATRRTRKLDLWELIAGTLIYYPSYIHPETRRFISVDTAIHLLSLYKQNNKNNDLIQKNYLSKQLGKLKQLTALLIPN
- the wrbA gene encoding NAD(P)H:quinone oxidoreductase, with the translated sequence MNQKPLKILVVYYSLHGSTLNLARQIVRGIESVEGCEAVLRTVPKVSAVCEAVENDIPEQGAPYASAEDLKNCAGLALGSPTRFGNMAAPVKYFLDGTASEWLGGELIGKPATVFTSTSGQHSGQESTLLTMMLPLLHHGMVISGVPFSEAALMQTQAGGTPYGASHVAGHDGRTPLSHEEQQIAFAQGKRLAELALKLAKN
- the galE gene encoding UDP-glucose 4-epimerase GalE; its protein translation is MTILITGGTGFIGSHTAISLIQSNYEVVILDNLCNSSIKILPRLEHLTGKKITFYKGDIRDRVLLKKIFSTHKIQTVMHFAGLKSVGESNSYPSKYYENNVVGSLILAEEMAAAGVFNLVFSSSATVYGNPIRTPITEDMPTGGTTNPYGTSKYMAERILSDIQKSDPRWSMVLLRYFNPVGAHESGLIGEQPNGIPNNLLPYICQVASGKLPYLSVFGNDYPTPDGTGIRDYIHVVDLAEGHLKAMEAKNGCPGVHTFNLGTGNGYSVLEIIQAFETASGKNITYELKPRRSGDIAICFADTKFAESQIGWRAGRNLTEMMTDAWRWQTKNPNGYE
- a CDS encoding CDP-glycerol glycerophosphotransferase family protein, producing the protein MKKEKNCYWLFNDRPINANDNAEYFFEYINKNHKKIAKKCYFILSKDSPDIDRMRKIGKVVIQNSFKHKYLYLNAKYIFTSHLATSFFKPISFKHLKYYNDLIESKIVWLQHGITMNDIESAANKFNKQVSKIVTGATFESQIFSQKKFFYQDNDLYKTGFPRYDKLRKGNEKTILIMPTWRSYLSGRILPSGLHAEIDSFKDSAYFNNFFNLLSNEELYEKLKEYGYKIKFILHPGFKQYVKYFKPLDNDVIEIIDEVSFSYNKLFNESCLLVTDYSSVFFDFSYTKKPCLFFQFDTDEFYGNHYKKGYFDFETMAPGKIITDLNLLTWEIIKMMETNMYMDNIYINRISNIHQYMDNQNSERLLAEVLKNG
- a CDS encoding SGNH/GDSL hydrolase family protein, whose product is MAKRNIRMKEFEANIEKIHIPTDEYLKKSPSLNKEQAYFQRTDENGFIQSNLFFNEDFKVVIIGDSFVENIFVDESKRIHSIIETRFLNIGKKVKVYNAGVSGATGLGMLNTILNKIVYLKPDLIIYVQPCCDFSALLYKQGYFNDSKFFSNLVPSSEKDTPYFETIENNAKQILNNICLVSKLCEINDIKLSIATCCSISSKRQLKIMNDIIRNNISFGYKLIDLDNIIPKSELYFYDNVHLNWKGSDFLGDILFNHINDNFSIKHSKVEHKKQLIKFENVVFNKLNNSEIIEIKNNSRLSISFKFNNINKDKKGHLFINLKVLYFINGAINHTEIHKIKHPIGYELESSIALHATKTKYDALQIELSVDNHDTPINIDYFYLHHIYENQGDML